One window of Brachybacterium ginsengisoli genomic DNA carries:
- a CDS encoding heparinase II/III family protein: MTPTVPTLRALLTPGARAALRPQGWQAAPPVEDRPAWSDLAASDVEHVLESARRWSDRAREDPPTLSLWHHYHATGERTPYETAQRGLLGNVGSAALALAVTDDDAWAAELADAIWRLCELSAWCLPSHYALPESGERPPLPQPGRDILDLSDGYVGGMLAAIDSVAGARLERTYPGLRARVHHEIRRRVLEPWRTEIYHWHGLDEVPNNWAPWIVSNVLVCAAVVEPSAEVLADDIGRALEILDRFRGGYSADGSCDEGATYWWWAGATLFEALVLLRQMSDGAIDGFAVDPVPAMSRFPMLMQIGTNSQVNYSDGAASLPPNASWHLLTRFGDLVGDQEVARHGRWMGRRHPFHLPEQLAPQFLRTLAELRDPGWALGPAAAGMPSSWYAPGTEVAVAREHAGDTSGWFIAAKGGHNDVSHNHNDVGGVIASLDGNPVLIDVGVGVYRRETFEPATRYGIWTMRSAYHSVPLPDGVEQSFGEEFAARSTTFADDGRTVVISMDLATAYPSEAELLRAERTVTMQRSATPGRDETPAESARGATLVLHDAWRFRAPRRMTLVLMTADRPELTGESEPDRHRTLRIGAAAATFDPTGFAVTTEAIPVDDPKLASVWGSHVHRTLVTQEAPALDGELRLEFARV, translated from the coding sequence ATGACCCCTACCGTCCCGACCCTGCGCGCGCTGCTCACGCCCGGTGCCCGCGCCGCTCTGCGCCCGCAGGGCTGGCAGGCCGCCCCTCCCGTCGAGGACCGGCCCGCCTGGTCGGACCTCGCCGCGTCCGATGTCGAGCACGTCCTCGAGTCCGCGCGGCGATGGAGCGACCGCGCGCGCGAGGACCCGCCGACGCTCTCGCTGTGGCACCACTACCACGCGACCGGCGAGAGGACGCCGTACGAGACCGCGCAGCGAGGGCTGCTCGGAAACGTCGGCAGCGCTGCACTCGCGCTCGCCGTCACCGACGACGACGCCTGGGCGGCAGAGCTGGCCGACGCGATCTGGCGCCTGTGCGAGCTGAGCGCCTGGTGCCTTCCCTCGCACTACGCCCTGCCGGAGTCGGGGGAGAGGCCGCCTCTCCCGCAGCCCGGCCGCGACATCCTGGACCTCTCCGACGGCTATGTCGGCGGGATGCTCGCCGCGATCGACAGCGTCGCGGGGGCTCGCCTCGAGCGCACCTATCCCGGGCTCCGCGCCCGGGTGCATCACGAGATCCGCCGACGCGTGCTCGAGCCATGGCGCACCGAGATCTACCACTGGCACGGGCTCGACGAGGTCCCCAACAACTGGGCGCCCTGGATCGTCTCCAACGTTCTCGTGTGCGCCGCGGTGGTCGAACCGTCGGCAGAGGTCCTCGCCGACGACATCGGTCGTGCCCTCGAGATCCTCGACCGCTTCCGCGGCGGGTACTCCGCCGACGGCAGCTGCGATGAGGGTGCCACCTACTGGTGGTGGGCCGGGGCCACCCTGTTCGAGGCGCTCGTGCTGCTGCGCCAGATGAGCGATGGCGCGATCGATGGTTTCGCCGTGGACCCCGTCCCGGCGATGAGCAGGTTCCCGATGCTCATGCAGATCGGGACGAACTCCCAGGTCAACTACTCCGACGGTGCCGCCTCGCTGCCCCCGAACGCCTCCTGGCACCTGCTCACGCGCTTCGGCGACCTCGTCGGCGATCAGGAGGTTGCCCGACACGGCCGATGGATGGGCCGGCGGCACCCCTTCCACCTCCCCGAGCAGCTCGCACCGCAGTTCCTCCGCACCCTCGCCGAGCTGCGGGACCCCGGCTGGGCGCTCGGGCCCGCCGCCGCCGGGATGCCCTCATCTTGGTACGCCCCGGGGACCGAGGTCGCCGTCGCCCGCGAGCATGCTGGGGACACCTCCGGCTGGTTCATCGCCGCCAAGGGCGGTCACAACGACGTCAGCCACAACCACAACGACGTCGGCGGAGTGATCGCTTCGCTCGACGGGAACCCGGTGCTCATCGACGTCGGCGTCGGCGTCTACCGCCGCGAGACCTTCGAACCGGCGACGCGCTACGGGATCTGGACGATGCGCAGCGCCTACCACTCCGTACCGCTGCCCGACGGTGTCGAGCAGTCGTTCGGCGAAGAGTTCGCGGCGCGGTCCACGACGTTCGCCGACGACGGCCGAACCGTCGTGATCTCCATGGACCTGGCGACCGCGTACCCATCGGAGGCCGAGCTGCTCCGCGCCGAGCGCACGGTGACGATGCAGCGGAGCGCGACCCCGGGACGTGACGAGACGCCTGCGGAGTCTGCGCGGGGAGCGACCCTCGTCCTGCACGACGCGTGGCGCTTCCGGGCGCCGCGACGCATGACCCTGGTGCTCATGACCGCCGATCGGCCCGAGCTGACCGGGGAGTCCGAACCGGACCGCCACAGGACGCTCCGCATCGGCGCGGCCGCCGCGACCTTCGACCCGACGGGCTTCGCCGTGACCACCGAGGCGATCCCGGTCGACGACCCCAAGCTCGCCTCGGTGTGGGGATCCCACGTGCACCGCACCCTCGTGACCCAGGAGGCGCCTGCGCTGGACGGCGAACTGCGCCTGGAGTTCGCCAGGGTCTGA
- a CDS encoding DUF4832 domain-containing protein, producing the protein MHHPSTPAPDTATASSPLGRRTVLGAAAVTTAAAAGALSAAPASGEGPVPAGPSGTEVDARDGAVTHRPPADTTTVLRNPLTGWVLYGTGNPADDYWTNYDALVIPGREDTVRVADYAHTLYFRLAWTVLNPEEGVYGWDVHEGLRTMIRGAEERGMRLAFRVVVDSRDKSSDFTPAYVREAGAQGYESVTGSTTVWSPYPDDPIFQAKYETFVRALGERFDDPVEVDFIDGYGLGKWGEGHSMRYLDDANREAVFHWSVDLYSEVFAKVPLAINYHRMIGGPLDWGEPDPGSAALLEYAIDKGYMLRHDAFGMTTYYGQWERDFAAQWIGKLPIMFEGGWVTKSHSFSDDPRGYETVEDVRRGEYDDSIEAHVNTMDFRINETTSWFEDVPELVDDFIAQGGYRLQPVEATLPTSIPRQVPVTLSHTWANLGWGLFPGDLPQWEGKYRVALALLDEADEHRVVQLFVDTSAHPAQWVQGETYEHSFAVTVGGPPRERLAWGIAIIDTTTGNAPGIELAAEGERTADGWLLLGRCSVR; encoded by the coding sequence ATGCACCATCCCAGCACCCCCGCCCCCGACACCGCGACCGCCTCCTCGCCTCTGGGCCGACGCACCGTGCTCGGCGCCGCCGCGGTGACCACCGCCGCCGCAGCCGGGGCCCTCTCCGCGGCCCCCGCCTCCGGGGAGGGACCGGTCCCGGCCGGGCCCTCCGGGACCGAGGTCGATGCACGCGACGGAGCCGTGACCCACCGACCGCCGGCGGACACCACGACCGTGCTGCGCAATCCCCTGACCGGCTGGGTCCTGTACGGGACGGGGAATCCGGCCGACGACTACTGGACGAACTACGACGCCCTCGTGATCCCCGGGCGCGAGGACACCGTGCGGGTCGCCGACTACGCCCACACGCTGTACTTCCGCCTCGCCTGGACCGTGCTGAACCCCGAGGAGGGGGTCTACGGCTGGGACGTGCACGAGGGGCTGCGCACGATGATCCGCGGCGCGGAGGAGCGCGGGATGCGCCTCGCCTTCCGCGTCGTGGTCGACAGCCGCGACAAGTCCAGCGACTTCACCCCGGCGTACGTCCGCGAGGCGGGAGCCCAGGGGTACGAGTCGGTGACCGGGTCGACCACCGTGTGGTCCCCCTACCCCGACGACCCGATCTTCCAGGCGAAGTACGAGACCTTCGTGCGGGCACTCGGCGAGCGCTTCGACGACCCTGTCGAGGTCGACTTCATCGACGGGTACGGCCTGGGCAAGTGGGGCGAGGGCCATTCGATGCGGTACCTCGACGACGCGAACCGGGAGGCGGTGTTCCACTGGAGCGTGGACCTCTACTCCGAGGTCTTCGCGAAGGTCCCGCTCGCCATCAACTACCACCGGATGATCGGCGGTCCCCTGGACTGGGGTGAGCCGGACCCGGGCAGCGCGGCGCTGCTCGAGTACGCGATCGACAAGGGGTACATGCTGCGGCACGACGCCTTCGGCATGACCACGTACTACGGGCAGTGGGAGCGGGACTTCGCCGCGCAGTGGATCGGGAAGCTGCCCATCATGTTCGAGGGCGGGTGGGTGACGAAGTCGCACAGCTTCTCCGACGATCCGCGCGGGTACGAGACCGTCGAGGACGTGCGTCGCGGCGAGTACGACGACTCCATCGAGGCGCACGTGAACACCATGGACTTCCGCATCAACGAAACCACCTCCTGGTTCGAGGACGTCCCCGAGCTGGTGGACGACTTCATCGCCCAGGGCGGGTACCGGCTCCAGCCCGTGGAGGCCACCTTGCCGACGAGCATCCCGCGGCAGGTTCCCGTCACGCTGTCCCACACCTGGGCGAACCTGGGCTGGGGACTGTTCCCCGGGGACCTCCCGCAGTGGGAGGGGAAGTACCGGGTGGCCCTCGCCCTGCTGGACGAGGCCGACGAGCATCGGGTGGTGCAGCTCTTCGTCGACACCTCCGCGCACCCCGCGCAGTGGGTCCAGGGAGAGACGTACGAGCACTCGTTCGCGGTGACCGTGGGCGGTCCGCCGCGGGAGCGCCTGGCCTGGGGCATCGCCATCATCGACACCACGACCGGGAACGCCCCCGGCATCGAGCTCGCCGCCGAGGGCGAGCGCACGGCCGACGGATGGCTGCTGCTGGGGAGATGCAGCGTGCGGTGA
- a CDS encoding extracellular solute-binding protein — translation MSHLPTPRSARPAVPSAGSSAFSRRRLLSGAGVGLAGIAGASALAGCGGSAGGAGSPAQISTDLAELPTYTAITTGPTPDLPGTEIVQPAYFTAPQSADLWRSVEDAQLPESSDPVSAFIISYATPPPSDNPFLDQVNERLGTTLDMRITSSETFTQKFATVVAGGDMPDMVEFIAFDLPPNHPQLLDSQFADLTPFLSGDAISDYPNLANVPSISWENCRVNGKIYGTPVHRPAFGSILVSRPDLFEEILGEEPAPTSKDEFTAMLTEVTDPKAGRFAMTGQSAGSAVEWGWDFLGAMFGVPNGWGLEGGKLIHKFETEAWFETLEYIKELWDLGVYHPDTPSSSGSQAKAYLAAGTSLLHQDGISALLDKTSPETPYDAIVPFAADGGPGIMYQGSSLFSFTALKKAEDDRLVDQLRILNYLAAPFGSEENFFLTYGTEGEHHTRGGDGSVSLTDDGTAQISPSAVSYLSAPPQVLFSAVPLEDRLTRDHTWQGATESMLLKSEVAGLYSPTSSKASSAEGDVLTAATEYVLGRAALDPVHGAVESWKSGFGDTIRGEYTEQLG, via the coding sequence ATGTCCCACCTCCCCACACCCCGATCCGCCCGTCCCGCCGTCCCGTCGGCCGGCTCCTCGGCGTTCTCCCGCCGGCGCCTGCTCTCCGGCGCCGGCGTGGGCCTCGCCGGGATCGCCGGGGCATCCGCCCTCGCCGGCTGCGGCGGATCCGCCGGCGGTGCCGGATCGCCCGCCCAGATCAGCACCGATCTGGCGGAGCTCCCCACCTACACGGCGATCACGACGGGGCCGACGCCGGACCTGCCGGGCACCGAGATCGTGCAGCCCGCCTACTTCACGGCGCCGCAGTCGGCCGATCTCTGGCGCTCCGTCGAGGACGCGCAGCTGCCCGAGTCCTCCGACCCCGTCTCCGCGTTCATCATCTCGTACGCCACACCGCCTCCCAGCGACAACCCCTTCCTCGACCAGGTCAACGAGCGCCTGGGGACGACGCTGGACATGCGGATCACCTCCTCGGAGACCTTCACGCAGAAGTTCGCCACCGTGGTCGCCGGCGGCGACATGCCGGACATGGTCGAGTTCATCGCCTTCGACCTCCCGCCCAACCATCCGCAGCTGCTCGACTCCCAGTTCGCCGATCTCACCCCGTTCCTCTCCGGGGACGCGATCTCGGACTATCCGAACCTCGCCAACGTGCCGTCGATCTCCTGGGAGAACTGCCGGGTCAACGGGAAGATCTACGGCACCCCCGTGCACCGGCCCGCCTTCGGGTCGATCCTGGTCTCGCGGCCGGACCTCTTCGAGGAGATCCTGGGAGAGGAGCCCGCTCCCACCTCGAAGGACGAGTTCACCGCGATGCTCACCGAGGTCACCGACCCCAAGGCGGGGCGCTTCGCGATGACCGGCCAGAGCGCCGGCTCCGCGGTCGAATGGGGCTGGGACTTCCTGGGCGCCATGTTCGGCGTGCCGAACGGCTGGGGGCTCGAGGGCGGGAAGCTGATCCACAAGTTCGAGACCGAGGCCTGGTTCGAGACCCTCGAGTACATCAAGGAGCTGTGGGACCTGGGCGTCTACCACCCGGACACCCCGTCGTCCTCCGGATCCCAGGCGAAGGCGTACCTCGCCGCGGGGACCTCGCTGCTGCACCAGGACGGCATCTCGGCGCTGCTGGACAAGACCTCGCCCGAGACGCCGTACGACGCGATCGTGCCCTTCGCGGCCGACGGCGGCCCCGGGATCATGTACCAGGGCAGCTCGCTGTTCTCCTTCACGGCGCTGAAGAAGGCGGAGGACGATCGCCTGGTGGACCAGCTGAGGATCCTCAACTACCTCGCGGCGCCCTTCGGCTCCGAGGAGAACTTCTTCCTCACCTATGGCACCGAGGGCGAGCACCACACGCGCGGCGGCGACGGATCCGTGTCGCTCACGGACGACGGCACCGCCCAGATCTCCCCCTCCGCCGTCAGCTACCTCTCTGCTCCGCCGCAGGTGCTGTTCTCCGCGGTGCCGCTCGAGGACCGTCTCACCCGCGACCACACCTGGCAGGGCGCCACCGAGAGCATGCTGCTCAAGAGCGAGGTCGCGGGGCTGTACTCGCCCACCTCCTCGAAGGCGAGCTCCGCGGAGGGCGATGTCCTCACCGCCGCCACCGAGTACGTGCTCGGGCGCGCGGCACTGGACCCGGTGCACGGCGCGGTCGAGAGCTGGAAGTCCGGCTTCGGGGACACCATCCGCGGCGAGTACACCGAGCAGCTCGGCTGA
- a CDS encoding LacI family DNA-binding transcriptional regulator, translated as MDVHERQQRILAELRLHGSLSAADFATRTGVSPMTVRRDLRELADDGRLRRVHGGAESVDASPYAALRHRPAARTVPDPLQPAAPLFTLGQVSPDPSYHFPPIVDSAVERARALGGRVVLGVSRYQRERESHQIERLLAGGVDALLVTTTVADSFEVLARLAEVTIPVVLVERSVEEAPVGDALESVRTDHAAGMVLAVKHLVELGHEHLRVLAYDTPTTPFLRQGLDRAVRQLGLDEGADMVGVNEVDGPGEHLRGLLEQAVADGVTALVVHSDHLAVDLTGVAVASGIDVPGDLSIVAYDDQVAALAEVPLTAVTRPSRDIGALAATMAFERLATTDTVSASRHVTLRPSLTVRSSTAPPH; from the coding sequence ATGGATGTGCACGAACGGCAGCAGCGGATCCTCGCGGAGCTCCGGCTGCACGGGAGCCTCTCCGCGGCGGACTTCGCGACCCGCACCGGCGTCTCGCCCATGACTGTGCGGCGCGACCTGCGCGAGCTCGCCGACGACGGCCGGCTGCGCCGTGTGCACGGCGGCGCGGAATCGGTGGACGCCTCGCCCTATGCGGCGTTGCGTCATCGTCCCGCCGCGCGCACGGTCCCCGATCCGCTCCAGCCCGCCGCGCCGCTGTTCACGCTCGGCCAGGTCAGCCCGGATCCGAGCTACCACTTCCCGCCCATCGTCGACAGCGCGGTCGAGCGGGCCCGCGCCCTGGGAGGCCGCGTGGTGCTCGGGGTGTCCCGCTACCAGCGCGAGCGCGAGAGCCACCAGATCGAGCGGCTGCTCGCCGGCGGCGTCGACGCGCTGCTGGTCACCACGACGGTCGCGGACTCCTTCGAGGTGCTCGCCCGGCTCGCCGAGGTGACGATCCCCGTGGTGCTCGTCGAACGCTCCGTCGAGGAGGCGCCTGTCGGCGACGCCCTCGAATCGGTGCGCACCGATCACGCTGCGGGCATGGTCCTCGCCGTGAAGCACCTCGTGGAGCTGGGCCACGAGCACCTGCGGGTGCTCGCCTACGACACGCCGACCACGCCGTTCCTGCGCCAGGGGCTCGATCGCGCCGTGCGGCAGCTGGGCCTGGACGAGGGCGCGGACATGGTCGGCGTGAACGAGGTCGACGGTCCGGGCGAGCACCTGCGCGGTCTCCTCGAGCAGGCCGTCGCCGACGGCGTGACGGCGCTGGTGGTGCACTCCGATCACCTCGCCGTGGACCTCACCGGAGTGGCCGTGGCCAGCGGGATCGACGTGCCCGGCGACCTCTCGATCGTCGCCTACGACGACCAGGTCGCGGCGCTCGCGGAGGTACCGCTCACCGCCGTGACCCGTCCCAGCCGGGACATCGGGGCGCTCGCCGCGACCATGGCCTTCGAGCGTCTCGCCACAACGGACACCGTGAGCGCGAGCCGGCACGTGACTCTGCGGCCCAGCCTGACCGTGAGGAGCTCGACCGCTCCGCCCCACTGA
- a CDS encoding FAD-dependent oxidoreductase, with protein MRVYIIQQGPVDWIAQAGLRAGDIVGIREHLLQEFAAWSPELQRLVSENDGAYLDRPIFALPVPHTWDRSPTATLLGDAAYLMPPLGVGVNMAMLDASDLALAIANSATAAEAIGLYEESMMPRSIEYASLLQGHAGDLLDAMVPEFDTAD; from the coding sequence GTGCGCGTCTACATCATCCAGCAGGGGCCCGTCGACTGGATCGCGCAGGCGGGTCTTCGAGCGGGCGACATCGTGGGCATCCGTGAACATCTCTTGCAGGAGTTCGCGGCATGGTCGCCCGAGCTGCAGCGTCTTGTGTCCGAGAACGACGGTGCGTACCTCGACCGTCCGATCTTCGCGCTGCCGGTCCCGCACACCTGGGACCGCAGTCCGACCGCGACACTTCTCGGCGATGCCGCGTACCTCATGCCGCCGCTCGGAGTCGGCGTCAACATGGCGATGCTCGACGCGAGCGATCTCGCACTGGCGATCGCGAACAGTGCCACCGCTGCGGAGGCCATCGGGCTCTACGAGGAGAGCATGATGCCGCGCTCGATCGAGTACGCGAGTCTGCTCCAGGGCCATGCAGGGGATCTGCTGGACGCGATGGTCCCCGAGTTCGACACCGCAGACTGA
- a CDS encoding ABC transporter permease, translated as MNVTSPTRPALPVPGPAPVPAGHGQGTAPLRRRLTFGARARRDYPLALMVVPALILLLLFVYVPLLGNVIAFMDYQPYIPIAQSPWVGLRNFTLLFEDPSFWTAVLNTLEITAVQLVLFFPVPIALALLIHSLAWPWLRATLQSVLYLPHFLSWVIVVGFFQQSLGAGGVMNNWLRQLDLGTVNVMADPDTFILLISAQVVWKDAGWGAIIFLAALAAIDDSLYEAAAIDGAGAWGRFWHVTLPGIRPIIVLLLILRLGDALNVGFEQILLQRNAVGPGAGEVIDTYVYFHGVLDANWSTGIAAGLIKGLVGLILILAANKAAHMLGEQGVYAKS; from the coding sequence GTGAACGTCACCTCACCCACCCGTCCGGCCCTGCCGGTGCCCGGTCCCGCACCGGTGCCCGCCGGGCACGGTCAGGGCACGGCGCCGCTGCGCCGCCGGCTCACCTTCGGAGCACGGGCGCGCCGCGACTACCCGCTCGCGCTCATGGTGGTCCCCGCGCTGATCCTGCTGCTGCTGTTCGTGTACGTGCCGCTGCTGGGCAACGTCATCGCGTTCATGGACTACCAGCCGTACATCCCGATCGCGCAGAGCCCCTGGGTGGGCCTGCGGAACTTCACGCTGCTGTTCGAGGACCCCTCGTTCTGGACCGCCGTGCTGAACACGCTCGAGATCACCGCCGTGCAGCTGGTGCTGTTCTTCCCGGTGCCGATCGCCCTGGCCCTGCTCATCCACTCGCTGGCCTGGCCCTGGCTGCGCGCGACGCTCCAGTCGGTGCTGTACCTGCCGCACTTCCTCTCCTGGGTGATCGTGGTGGGCTTCTTCCAGCAGAGCCTCGGCGCCGGCGGCGTGATGAACAACTGGCTGCGCCAGCTGGACCTCGGGACGGTGAACGTGATGGCCGATCCCGACACCTTCATCCTGCTGATCTCCGCCCAGGTGGTGTGGAAGGACGCCGGCTGGGGCGCGATCATCTTCCTCGCCGCGCTGGCCGCGATCGACGACTCGCTCTACGAGGCCGCCGCGATCGACGGCGCCGGGGCCTGGGGGCGCTTCTGGCATGTGACCCTGCCGGGGATCCGGCCGATCATCGTGCTGCTGCTGATCCTGCGGCTCGGCGACGCGCTCAACGTGGGCTTCGAGCAGATCCTGCTGCAGCGCAACGCGGTGGGACCCGGCGCGGGCGAGGTCATCGACACCTACGTGTACTTCCACGGCGTGCTCGATGCGAACTGGTCCACCGGCATCGCCGCCGGTCTCATCAAGGGCCTCGTCGGCCTGATCCTCATCCTCGCGGCCAACAAGGCCGCCCACATGCTCGGTGAGCAGGGAGTGTACGCGAAGTCATGA
- a CDS encoding hydroxyacid dehydrogenase, with amino-acid sequence MPEPSFRRVFHQVDIQRLESDPSLELLSERPLDPEVAADRALLARIEVLITGWGTPMIDADMLQLLPNLRAIAHSGGTVRPVVDPVVCERGIAVSSAAAANAIPVAEYTLALIILGAKRAFWAADRVRAGKGDEELETAWPAVGIRGRTVGIVGASTIGRLVIERLRGLELEVLLHDPTLHPVEAAELGVQPVGLAELVERSDILSLHAPSLPSTRGMIDRELIARMRPGTTLINTARGDLLDQDALAERLERGDLVALLDVAAEEPLPLHSRLRTTPNTFLTPHIAGSIGTELGRLSAHAVDEAIAFATDGSFRRGIDQKTFALRA; translated from the coding sequence ATGCCGGAGCCGAGTTTCCGCCGCGTGTTCCACCAGGTCGACATCCAGAGGCTGGAGAGCGATCCGTCGCTCGAGCTGCTGTCCGAGCGTCCGCTCGACCCGGAGGTCGCGGCGGACCGCGCCCTGCTCGCGCGCATTGAGGTGCTGATCACCGGGTGGGGCACCCCGATGATCGACGCCGACATGCTCCAGCTGCTGCCGAACCTCCGCGCCATCGCCCACTCCGGCGGCACGGTGCGCCCGGTCGTCGATCCGGTCGTGTGCGAGCGCGGCATCGCGGTGAGCTCCGCCGCCGCCGCGAACGCGATCCCCGTGGCCGAGTACACCCTCGCGCTGATCATCCTGGGCGCCAAGCGGGCGTTCTGGGCGGCGGACAGGGTGCGGGCGGGGAAGGGCGATGAGGAGCTCGAGACGGCATGGCCGGCCGTCGGGATCCGCGGTCGCACCGTCGGGATCGTCGGGGCCTCCACCATCGGCCGTCTGGTGATCGAGCGTCTGCGCGGGCTCGAGCTCGAGGTGCTTCTGCACGACCCCACGCTCCATCCCGTCGAGGCGGCGGAGCTCGGGGTGCAGCCGGTGGGCCTCGCCGAGCTCGTCGAGCGCAGCGACATCCTCTCGCTCCACGCCCCGTCGCTGCCCAGCACGCGCGGCATGATCGACCGTGAGCTCATCGCGCGGATGCGACCCGGCACCACGCTGATCAACACCGCGCGCGGCGACCTCCTGGACCAGGACGCGCTCGCCGAGCGGCTCGAGCGCGGGGACCTGGTGGCCCTCCTGGACGTCGCCGCCGAGGAGCCCCTGCCGCTGCACAGCCGGCTGCGCACCACCCCGAACACCTTCCTCACCCCGCACATCGCCGGGTCGATCGGCACCGAGCTGGGACGGCTCTCCGCCCACGCCGTCGACGAGGCCATCGCCTTCGCGACCGACGGATCGTTCCGCCGCGGCATCGACCAGAAGACGTTCGCCCTGCGCGCCTGA
- a CDS encoding carbohydrate ABC transporter permease → MSTITRPAWAGKPRPVALVLKSVTIVLILAVILFPFLTVISTSLSSAEDVAAAGGYVVWPRSVSFEAYQQVLSGGIVTRALLITAGVTAVGTALSVTVTVLAAWGLSRRTFFQGPVLMTVMLTFLFAPSMIPLYLVVKQLGLLNSLWSLILPGAFSVFNMVVVRGFMMGIPQELVDSAKIDGAGEFRILRQIIVPLSRAVIAVVALFYAVGYWNAFFNAMLYIDDTAKWTLQLVLRSYVLQGSSLVGTSTDSVAPPPQSVQMAVVMIAIIPILMVYPFVQRHLTKGVLTGAVKG, encoded by the coding sequence ATGAGCACCATCACTCGTCCCGCCTGGGCGGGGAAGCCCCGTCCCGTGGCCCTCGTCCTCAAGTCCGTGACCATCGTGCTGATCCTCGCGGTGATCCTGTTCCCGTTCCTCACCGTGATCTCGACCAGCCTCTCCAGCGCGGAGGACGTCGCCGCCGCGGGCGGCTACGTGGTGTGGCCGCGCTCGGTGAGCTTCGAGGCGTACCAGCAGGTACTCAGCGGCGGCATCGTCACCCGTGCGCTGCTGATCACCGCGGGCGTCACCGCCGTGGGCACCGCCCTCTCCGTGACCGTCACCGTGCTCGCCGCCTGGGGCCTGAGCCGACGCACCTTCTTCCAGGGCCCGGTGCTGATGACCGTGATGCTCACGTTCCTCTTCGCCCCCAGCATGATCCCGCTGTACCTGGTGGTGAAGCAGCTGGGACTACTCAACAGCCTGTGGTCGCTCATCCTCCCCGGCGCGTTCAGCGTGTTCAACATGGTGGTGGTGCGCGGCTTCATGATGGGCATCCCGCAGGAGCTCGTGGACTCGGCCAAGATCGACGGCGCCGGGGAGTTCCGCATCCTGCGCCAGATCATCGTGCCGCTCTCCCGGGCGGTGATCGCCGTGGTCGCCCTGTTCTACGCCGTCGGCTACTGGAACGCCTTCTTCAACGCGATGCTCTACATCGACGACACCGCGAAGTGGACCCTCCAGCTGGTGCTCCGCTCCTACGTGCTGCAGGGGTCATCGCTCGTCGGCACCTCGACGGATTCCGTCGCCCCGCCCCCGCAGTCCGTGCAGATGGCCGTGGTCATGATCGCGATCATTCCGATCCTCATGGTCTACCCGTTCGTGCAGCGCCATCTCACCAAGGGCGTTCTCACCGGTGCGGTGAAGGGCTGA